A region of the Primulina eburnea isolate SZY01 chromosome 7, ASM2296580v1, whole genome shotgun sequence genome:
ATAAGAATAGAAAGGCATCATGTGAACAAAAATATCAGTTGTTTCCTCCGAATCCCAGCTCTGCCGCCACACATACTCCAAATTCTCATGCCATGCTAGCTCCTTCTTCAACTCATAATGTGTTCTCTGTATCAGCATGTTCTCAAAACCCATGCGGCGGAGAAGATATGCCATGGTGGGTGAATATCCGAATGGGTCAATTGACCAAGAATTTCTAGGAAAAACTCCAATAGTTTCATTCAACCACATATTTCCCTCTGTTATCTGAGGCATATAGTGTAAATttgaattatattattaaagGAGTGGATAAGCAATAAACTAGAGTTTTATAAAATGATAAGTTTAGTCTCAACATAAACTAAAATGAACATTACCTGTTCTATGATAGCAAAATAATGAGAATTAGCCTGCAGAAAAGGGAGCGAACAAGCAATCAGTAAGATTAGGCTCATTGTTCTATGTAAATATTTAAAAGCATGACCATTTCAATGAATCTCAAGTTACAAATGATTATGTGACAAAGCCTGCAGTTTAATCTATGTTGAGCCAATAAAAAGGAGAAGATTTACCTCGTCATTCATCACCCATCCACCACCAACGATTTCCAGCTGCCTGTTCCTTACTAAATTGACGAAGGATTCTCGTTTGATCTCTGAAGCATCCCTCCACCATCTCTCCAAGTACGACATCTCTTCCCATATAAACTTTCGTCTACTATCCTACAGATTCAAAAAACTTGGACCATTTGAATTCCAACATTCCAAACTCATTTTTAGCCAAAACCCCACCCAAATCATGCTTAAAAACCTCAGTCAACTATGATCTCAAACCATGTGCATCTTGTTACAGATCTTCAAATATGAGACGTAAACAGCCAAACATGAACAATGGCAAAAATACGAGATATATAAACAAAATCAATCGAAAAACTGAGGTCCATTTTGATTCTAAACCTTAGAAAGCGTTTCCACGACGGTATCAAGAATATGCCTCGACTGCCGATCATAATACTCCTCAACAGTAAGCTTCCATCCTGGATCATTATGCGAATGCGGAACTACGAACACCTTCAGTTTCTCCTCATCCCACTCGTTCCCTTTGTAACCCACGTGCCACCCCTGTTTCCACGGGCCGCCATCCTCATCTGAGAACTGGATCTTATCGTAAAGCCCTTTGGTAGTAATGTCTACAGCAGCTGGGAGAAGGCTGTCGTTTGAAGACTTAGGGACAACAGGTTTGCGGGAACGAGAAGGTCGGCCCCGGGGAGGGACTAGGAGAGGTTTGGGGGCAGATGTGAAGCGGAAGAGAATGAAGATGAAGAAGAGGAACGTGAAACAGAGGCTGATCGTGAAGAAATTGGAGAGGATGAAGTCGCGAAAGGCGGCGGCGGTGCGCTTTCGCGGCTTGCGAGATTGCTTGTTGGCGGATTTGGTGGTTGGGAGATAGGAGGTTTGTGGCCAACCGCCGGCCCCGCGGCGGGTAGAAAATGGCATTCCGGTGGAGATAGATTCTTATCAGGTGGTTCTTGTGTGGGAAATTCTTGTGTGGGAAATCAGGTAATTCAGAGATAATTAAGTTCAAACTCGAAAatcaatttaaattattattattattaataataataataataaaaactcCACCTCAAATCCATATAGACAACAAACTCGATATAAAATTTGTAAAACTCGATCCATATATAAAAACATCAATTCAAATGTAAAAACTAGAATCAATGTGAAAAACTTAACTCAAATACGAAAAATTAGATCTAAATACAAAAAACTCGAACAAAATATGAAAACTCAACccaaatatgaaaaaaaactcgaccaaaataagaaaaattcaaCCAAGATGTTAAAAAATCcacttatatataatatttatataattatttacataaatattcAATCAAACATGATTCAATGTAATGTAGTAATAAAGGGTTGTGTTTTGAAAAAACACACGAGGATTGAGTGAAAAtgtcatgtttttttttttaattttattttaacaaaTACATGTAAAGACAATCTTATCCTTTAAGTCAatcttttggatcaaaattgaaaaataaaatattttcaattaaaataaattggtggataGTGGTATATTTTAATCATAATcacccacaaaaaaaaaaataaataaataaataaaagtaagGTAGATAGATATGTATcatcatcactttataaaaaaatcagagtgattatttttaaaactaTCTGATGAACTAACAATCAATAATCTGGTTTGATTTTCTAGTAATGTGACAAGAGTCTTTCTTAATCTTAATGGGCAAGGTGAAGTCGATGTTGCGCTCATTTCACAAAAAAGAAGAAAGTTTGATCAAGTCTGCGTGTGCTTCAGTTACATAAGAATAAAGGCTGAGCTTTATAGATGAAATATCATTCTTCTTCTGTCCAACCTGCTTATGCGAGATTTATTTATTACATCCCTACTACCGGAATGGCAGTACGCTAACCTGAAACCTTTGAATACCTGATACACTTTGAGAAATCTAGTAATGAAAAAGGCTACAGGTGAGTACTTGACATCGACCATGTAAGCAATGCCATTTAGGCAATGGGTTCCAACTTAATTGGTTCTAGGGAACATAATTACATGTACAAACACACCGACGTTCCCCTAGCTATAACTATGTACCAACAAATGAAAGATCATATTGTACACTTCTCAAAATTTTAATCAGCATGAATTTTctcctttcctatcttaataCCTGGCATTAGATAAAAGGgaaatcctttttttttttttttttttttttctcatctatcagaTATACAAGTCAGCATATGTGTCGGTGAAGCTCTctcttccttcaaaatcaatgACAACAATGTGGTTGTGGCTTCTTCGCTAGCAATTTCGTTTACCTGCTGCAAGTTTGCATGACGAAATTAGAACTTCCCCAAAAGGAATTTATTGTACAAGGAGACTTACAGTTGTTCCGGATGCAGGCCAACTTATGTTGTCAGATTTTACTTGGATCTTTGTAGAGAAAAGAGCTGAAACAGGGCGATGATCAGAAAACTTGCTTTCGCTGCGAAAATAGGAAAGCTGCCTCACTCCTTCGCCATACCATAGAATCCTATCGCACCTGAAATTGAGAATCGTCAGAAACTGTCTTCTTTAGCGAAGATTTAGATATTTCTGTCATATTGGAATTCATCCGACATACAGAAAATTTGATGGGATgtaatatatataccatgctGGAGTTCTTTGCTTTTCTCCCGCTCTACTTGGAATTCCACCTGAATACCTGTTGCAGTTGTAGGAAGAGTACTTGTAAGTGGGGGCAAATTCGATGTTACCCTCTTTCCAACCCTGGAAAACACCGCCATGTTCAAGTTCCctctgcaactgatcaaattttTGCAATGATCTCCAATCTTGATGTTTGATCAGCTGCCTCGCTAAATTGTCCTCTAGGTATAATCTATAGTTGAGATCTCCGAACCAGAAGATATGACTGCTCAACAACAAAAACCGATGTGATTCACTATTCTTTACTACATTAATATTTCCATATGTATTtgcaaatgaaaaatattttctcaaagtTCCAACGTACTCGTGTCCTAAGATGGTTAGTGGATGAAGTTTATCTCTATCCTCTTGAAGCCGTGGGAATGAGGTTCTCTTAAAAATCTCCGACACTTGGAAATTCCTTCTTCCTTCATCGCCTTTCTTCTCCCCAGAAGCTAAATGTGCAGCTATGAAGCAAAAACTAGTTCCCCCAATCGACAAACTCACAGAAACCGATCCTTTGTTTCCCAAATAACCCATTATACCACAAGCCACCGAACAAACTTTCACGCCAGATACATCATACCTCTTCACCAATTCCTTTCTCATCCACACACTAATAAAAACACCAACCATCTTCTTGCTTGCCAATAATTTGTACCTACTACGTTGATTTTGTTGCTCAAACTGAATTTTGTGCTGATCCTTTGTTGAATCCGGAGTTTCTGGATCTACAAATACACCGCAATGATCATTCTCATTGGTGACGGGATGTATCATTGGCGTCAACCACGGATATCCGTATTTATCATTCAGCTTTTTTCCGATCAGTAGATTCCAGTTCATTGCTTCCGTTGGGTCTTCTGCTCCAATTACCGTTGCAGCCTTTAAAGGTACGATTTCTTGAAACCTGCagtttaaaaaagaaaattgtaAAGGGGAAAAGATAATAGAAATTAAGTGCAAGTCCAAAGTCATGAATTTTACGTATATATTATACCCAAGAACATAGACATCAGCTTCATCTCTTAGATTCAACCAGTCTTCCAAATCCACGGCCAA
Encoded here:
- the LOC140836269 gene encoding type I inositol polyphosphate 5-phosphatase 8-like isoform X2, whose translation is MERKRYKSITRRFPRCFFRNRKGDDPSQLSQISDGCEEDADFSSESPEMIPSTGTNELRVFVGTWNVAGRSPVGSLAVDLEDWLNLRDEADVYVLGFQEIVPLKAATVIGAEDPTEAMNWNLLIGKKLNDKYGYPWLTPMIHPVTNENDHCGVFVDPETPDSTKDQHKIQFEQQNQRSRYKLLASKKMVGVFISVWMRKELVKRYDVSGVKVCSVACGIMGYLGNKGSVSVSLSIGGTSFCFIAAHLASGEKKGDEGRRNFQVSEIFKRTSFPRLQEDRDKLHPLTILGHDHIFWFGDLNYRLYLEDNLARQLIKHQDWRSLQKFDQLQRELEHGGVFQGWKEGNIEFAPTYKYSSYNCNRYSGGIPSRAGEKQRTPAWCDRILWYGEGVRQLSYFRSESKFSDHRPVSALFSTKIQVKSDNISWPASGTTVNEIASEEATTTLLSLILKEERASPTHMLTCISDR
- the LOC140836269 gene encoding type I inositol polyphosphate 5-phosphatase 8-like isoform X1 — encoded protein: MERKRYKSITRRFPRCFFRNRKGDDPSQLSQISDGCEEDADFSSESPEMIPSTGTNELRVFVGTWNVAGRSPVGSLAVDLEDWLNLRDEADVYVLGFQEIVPLKAATVIGAEDPTEAMNWNLLIGKKLNDKYGYPWLTPMIHPVTNENDHCGVFVDPETPDSTKDQHKIQFEQQNQRSRYKLLASKKMVGVFISVWMRKELVKRYDVSGVKVCSVACGIMGYLGNKGSVSVSLSIGGTSFCFIAAHLASGEKKGDEGRRNFQVSEIFKRTSFPRLQEDRDKLHPLTILGHDHIFWFGDLNYRLYLEDNLARQLIKHQDWRSLQKFDQLQRELEHGGVFQGWKEGNIEFAPTYKYSSYNCNRYSGGIPSRAGEKQRTPAWCDRILWYGEGVRQLSYFRSESKFSDHRPVSALFSTKIQVKSDNISWPASGTTQVNEIASEEATTTLLSLILKEERASPTHMLTCISDR